A stretch of the Arthrobacter stackebrandtii genome encodes the following:
- a CDS encoding TerD family protein — protein MGLSLQKGQALSLKKNDGAALTQVRMGLGWDSAAPVKRGLFGGLKKGAEIDLDASAIFFDASGKAVDTVFFNQLQSKDGSTRHTGDNLTGEGDGDDETIMVNLPTVSPAVAQIVFVISSYSRQTFDLVENAFCRLVDDSTPGSPEVARFQLTDSGTHTAMIMAKVSREGAGWKFTAIGERANGRTAMDLIQPAANAL, from the coding sequence ATGGGACTTAGTTTGCAAAAGGGCCAGGCCCTTTCACTGAAGAAGAACGACGGCGCCGCCCTCACCCAGGTGCGGATGGGCCTCGGCTGGGATTCCGCAGCCCCGGTCAAGCGCGGCCTCTTCGGCGGCCTCAAGAAGGGCGCGGAGATCGACCTGGACGCCTCGGCCATCTTCTTTGATGCCAGCGGCAAGGCTGTTGACACCGTGTTCTTCAACCAGCTTCAGAGCAAGGACGGCTCCACCCGGCACACGGGCGACAACCTGACCGGCGAGGGCGACGGCGACGACGAGACCATCATGGTCAACCTGCCCACCGTGTCCCCGGCCGTGGCCCAGATTGTCTTTGTGATCAGCAGCTACAGCCGCCAGACCTTCGACCTGGTGGAGAATGCGTTCTGCCGCCTCGTTGACGACTCGACCCCGGGGTCCCCCGAGGTTGCCCGTTTCCAGCTGACCGACTCCGGCACGCACACCGCCATGATCATGGCCAAGGTGTCGCGCGAAGGCGCAGGCTGGAAGTTCACCGCCATTGGCGAACGCGCCAACGGCCGCACCGCAATGGACCTGATCCAGCCGGCGGCCAACGCGCTTTAG
- a CDS encoding GmrSD restriction endonuclease domain-containing protein, whose protein sequence is MPAPRRSPSWGATDFLMASAAASVLFLTTACGGVVQAEAAPVPTTTPETTASASSSPSATPLPETAPEPEPTAEDTAPLDPETVPDPGSATPDDGAQPAIATSALELLATLPVKGRAPKTGYSREQFGQAWADVDRNGCDTRNDILDRDLAEKTFKPGTRDCVVLTGVLADPYTATTINFVRGSATSSAVQIDHVVALSDAWQKGAQQLSPEQRTAFGNDPLNLLAVDGPSNQSKGAGDAATWLPPNKAYRCDYVARQVSVKAGYSLWVTQAEHDAMARVLADCSDIVVPSAPAAPDGGEAANQPVVLPPPAPIEPVAPIEPPAPIVEAPAAEVPAAPAPLLEAPVPEAYYQNCDAVRAAGASPIRVGDPGFQPKFDRDGDGVGCE, encoded by the coding sequence TTGCCTGCTCCACGCCGGAGCCCCTCTTGGGGCGCCACCGATTTCCTCATGGCCTCTGCCGCCGCCTCCGTCCTTTTCCTGACCACCGCGTGCGGCGGTGTTGTGCAGGCCGAGGCGGCCCCCGTGCCAACCACAACGCCTGAAACCACGGCATCGGCCTCATCCTCACCCAGTGCAACCCCGCTGCCCGAAACAGCTCCCGAGCCGGAGCCGACTGCTGAGGACACCGCACCCCTGGATCCAGAAACCGTACCCGACCCCGGCAGCGCCACGCCGGACGACGGTGCACAGCCGGCCATTGCCACCTCCGCACTGGAGCTCCTGGCCACGCTGCCCGTCAAAGGCCGGGCACCAAAGACGGGGTACAGCCGAGAGCAGTTCGGGCAGGCGTGGGCGGACGTGGACCGGAACGGCTGCGACACCCGCAACGACATCCTGGACCGGGATCTGGCGGAGAAGACCTTCAAACCCGGCACACGCGACTGCGTGGTGCTGACGGGCGTGCTGGCAGACCCCTACACAGCCACCACCATCAACTTTGTGCGCGGGTCCGCTACCAGCAGCGCGGTGCAGATAGACCATGTCGTGGCCCTGAGCGATGCCTGGCAGAAGGGGGCCCAGCAGTTGTCCCCCGAGCAGCGCACGGCGTTCGGCAACGACCCCCTCAACTTGCTGGCCGTGGACGGGCCCAGCAACCAGAGCAAGGGTGCCGGGGACGCGGCAACCTGGCTGCCTCCGAACAAGGCCTACCGCTGCGACTACGTGGCGAGGCAGGTCTCGGTCAAGGCCGGCTATTCACTGTGGGTCACGCAGGCCGAGCACGACGCCATGGCCAGGGTCCTTGCCGACTGCTCCGACATCGTTGTGCCCTCCGCGCCGGCTGCTCCGGACGGCGGGGAAGCCGCCAACCAGCCTGTGGTCCTGCCGCCGCCGGCACCCATCGAGCCTGTGGCGCCCATTGAGCCACCCGCACCGATCGTGGAGGCCCCCGCAGCCGAGGTGCCTGCCGCACCGGCCCCGCTCCTCGAGGCCCCCGTGCCGGAAGCCTATTACCAAAACTGCGACGCGGTGCGTGCCGCCGGCGCCTCGCCCATCCGCGTCGGCGACCCCGGTTTCCAGCCAAAGTTCGACCGCGACGGTGACGGCGTGGGCTGCGAATAG
- a CDS encoding cysteine protease StiP family protein — MNLPPLPAPLTGPGFGSYAADEVGWLLKDLSHLQLEAPTAERERAIQSGAANYAESLPVEYTPSAEYQALYQDAVERAGVRIATAVGVVAEQALAARDGRPVLVSLARAGTPIGILMRRWAMAVHGIELPHFTMSIVRGVGLDETALRFLAANFAPERILFVDGWTGKGAISRELSAALDGFAEKTGTRFPADLAVLADPGHCVSMFGTREDYLIPSACLNSTVSGLVSRTVFNTDHIDPHEFHGAKFYSELSDSDVSNDFLDAISRHFADVVPDVERLAAEHLAAAPEPSWIGWQAVERISTDYGINNVNLVKPGVGEATRVLLRRVPWKVLVNPAARDDVAHVLLLAGQRGTPVEEVADLPYSCVGLIHPAFDKSAVGADGRAVPNA; from the coding sequence ATGAACCTCCCTCCCCTTCCCGCCCCCCTGACGGGACCCGGCTTCGGTTCCTACGCGGCCGATGAGGTGGGCTGGCTGCTGAAGGACCTGAGCCACCTGCAGTTGGAGGCGCCCACGGCCGAGCGCGAGCGCGCCATCCAGTCGGGCGCCGCCAACTACGCCGAGTCGCTGCCCGTGGAGTACACGCCCAGCGCCGAATACCAGGCCCTGTACCAGGACGCCGTGGAGCGCGCCGGGGTGCGGATCGCCACCGCCGTGGGCGTGGTGGCGGAGCAGGCGCTGGCTGCCCGGGACGGCCGGCCGGTGCTGGTGTCGCTGGCCCGCGCGGGCACGCCGATTGGTATCCTGATGCGCCGCTGGGCCATGGCCGTGCACGGGATCGAGCTGCCGCACTTCACCATGAGCATTGTGCGCGGCGTGGGCCTGGATGAGACCGCGCTGCGCTTTCTGGCGGCCAACTTTGCGCCGGAGCGGATCCTCTTTGTGGACGGCTGGACGGGCAAGGGCGCCATTTCGCGGGAGCTGTCGGCGGCCCTGGACGGGTTTGCGGAGAAGACCGGGACCCGCTTCCCCGCGGACCTGGCCGTGCTGGCGGATCCGGGGCACTGCGTGTCCATGTTCGGCACGCGGGAGGACTACCTCATCCCGTCCGCCTGCCTGAACTCCACGGTGTCCGGGCTGGTGTCGCGGACCGTGTTCAACACGGACCACATCGACCCGCACGAATTCCACGGGGCCAAGTTCTACTCCGAACTGTCCGACAGCGACGTCTCCAACGACTTTCTCGACGCAATTTCCCGCCACTTCGCGGACGTCGTCCCGGACGTGGAACGGCTGGCCGCCGAGCACCTGGCCGCCGCCCCGGAACCCAGCTGGATCGGCTGGCAGGCGGTGGAGCGCATCAGCACTGATTACGGCATCAACAACGTCAACCTGGTGAAGCCCGGCGTGGGCGAAGCCACGCGCGTGCTGCTGCGGCGGGTGCCATGGAAGGTGCTCGTCAACCCGGCGGCGAGGGACGACGTCGCCCATGTCCTGCTCCTGGCGGGGCAGCGCGGCACGCCCGTGGAGGAGGTCGCGGACCTGCCCTACAGCTGCGTCGGCTTGATCCACCCGGCCTTCGACAAGAGCGCCGTGGGCGCCGACGGACGGGCGGTGCCGAACGCATGA
- a CDS encoding phosphoribosyltransferase domain-containing protein — protein MSARNVAPQDTGTPWRGGFVARELGVSVHSDPASAVPVEDLVGLALRRNPKRAHLLVSTVLAKHVPTEPALVMAAGELLGAFVSHEIFAHDAGHRPGQPGPPAAGLTRAAAALSAALEAEPGRRGVVVSHLNEALEGLAAKVPDAVVVGYAETATGLGRLVANALGAWYIHSTRHATPGIDAVAGFEEGHSHATSHAMVPTDPAWLDGDGPVVLVDDEFSTGATVINTIRELHALVPHRVYVVAALIDLRSTADRARFDALAEELGARITVTALGTGRIELGDGILDRAAALIRELPPAQAAPAAPGTAPVPAAAAGQPVPAPSPEPAGHVRILELSAGDVPPVRSDRFGNSAPPAAGAIAAIARALADHLAGSDNAASNAPGSVVVLGSEEHMYLPLAAAAELATLLPERDVRFSTTTRSPIVAVDRDDYAVAGALSFASHDATLDGPGIRFAYNLTGSGQRPATLVVFPEPGTPPGDISRSSVPGLPPLAEALAAAAGDVVVVLLPVDSPGRPSSPTEDLP, from the coding sequence GTGAGCGCCCGGAACGTGGCCCCCCAGGACACGGGAACGCCCTGGCGCGGCGGCTTCGTGGCCCGGGAGCTGGGCGTCTCGGTCCACAGCGACCCTGCCAGCGCCGTTCCCGTGGAGGACCTCGTGGGGCTGGCACTGCGCCGCAACCCCAAGCGCGCCCACCTGTTGGTCTCCACGGTCCTGGCCAAGCATGTGCCCACCGAGCCGGCCCTGGTCATGGCCGCCGGGGAACTCCTGGGCGCCTTTGTCTCCCATGAAATTTTCGCGCACGACGCCGGACACCGCCCCGGGCAGCCCGGCCCGCCTGCCGCCGGGCTCACCCGGGCGGCTGCCGCGCTCAGCGCCGCCCTCGAGGCCGAACCCGGCCGGCGCGGCGTTGTTGTTTCACATCTCAACGAAGCGTTGGAGGGCCTGGCGGCCAAGGTGCCCGACGCCGTCGTGGTTGGCTACGCCGAAACCGCCACGGGGCTGGGCCGGCTCGTGGCCAACGCCCTGGGCGCCTGGTACATCCACTCCACCCGGCACGCCACCCCCGGCATTGATGCGGTCGCGGGGTTTGAGGAGGGACACTCGCACGCCACCTCGCATGCCATGGTGCCCACGGACCCGGCCTGGCTGGACGGGGACGGGCCGGTGGTGCTGGTGGATGACGAGTTCAGCACCGGCGCCACAGTCATCAACACCATCCGGGAGCTGCACGCACTCGTGCCGCACCGTGTATATGTGGTCGCGGCACTGATCGACCTGCGCAGCACCGCCGACCGGGCCCGCTTTGACGCACTGGCCGAGGAGCTGGGGGCCCGGATCACGGTGACGGCGCTGGGAACGGGCCGGATCGAGCTCGGCGACGGCATCCTGGACCGGGCCGCCGCGCTCATCCGGGAGCTGCCCCCGGCGCAGGCTGCCCCGGCGGCACCGGGGACGGCTCCCGTTCCGGCCGCAGCCGCCGGTCAACCGGTTCCGGCGCCCTCCCCGGAGCCGGCCGGGCACGTGCGCATCCTGGAACTGTCCGCCGGCGACGTGCCGCCCGTGCGCAGCGACCGCTTCGGCAACTCCGCACCGCCGGCGGCTGGGGCCATCGCCGCGATTGCCCGGGCCCTGGCGGACCACCTGGCCGGCTCCGACAATGCAGCTTCCAACGCGCCAGGCTCCGTTGTGGTGCTCGGTTCCGAGGAGCACATGTACCTGCCGCTCGCCGCGGCGGCGGAACTTGCCACGCTGCTGCCGGAACGGGACGTGCGCTTTTCCACCACCACCCGCTCCCCCATCGTCGCCGTAGACCGCGACGACTACGCCGTTGCCGGGGCCCTGAGCTTTGCCAGCCACGACGCCACCCTGGACGGGCCCGGCATCCGCTTCGCCTACAACCTCACGGGCTCGGGCCAGCGCCCGGCCACGCTCGTTGTCTTCCCCGAACCGGGCACCCCGCCCGGCGACATTTCACGCAGCTCCGTCCCGGGGCTGCCCCCGCTGGCGGAGGCGCTGGCAGCGGCGGCCGGGGACGTCGTCGTCGTGCTTCTCCCGGTGGACAGCCCGGGCCGCCCATCCAGCCCAACAGAGGATTTGCCATGA
- a CDS encoding toxic anion resistance protein, with the protein MSSPLTPPTAAETSLVLQAPDAPDIVKAEEAPGMVPVPVERQTEISRQAKEFIAEIATFDARSPEFTSKVDGISKLAGQEMTTSSDASSRMLERSTTSMAGAKRSGNSAQAHVAGTLNDLRSTVEDLTPNNADLGTGRKILGFIPGGNKLAKYFQRYESAQTQLDAIIKSLMAGQDELLKDNASLAGEKVKLWETMQSLSEYAVFAKALDTACVEKIDAERAAGQIEQAQKLEADVLFPIRQRHQDILTQLAVSVQGYLAMDLIRKNNLELIKGVDRARTTTISALRTAVIVAQALANQKMVLDQIDAINTTTNNMILKTSEMLKDQTVRIHQQAASSGVSVETLQKAFDNVFQTMDAIDTFRSTAAKNMEGTVLALEDGLAKAKPYLERSRQSERE; encoded by the coding sequence ATGTCTTCACCGTTGACCCCTCCCACCGCAGCCGAAACGTCCCTCGTCCTCCAGGCCCCCGACGCACCTGACATCGTCAAGGCGGAGGAAGCCCCGGGCATGGTGCCCGTTCCCGTGGAACGCCAGACGGAGATCAGCCGCCAGGCCAAGGAGTTCATCGCGGAGATCGCCACGTTCGATGCCCGCAGCCCCGAGTTCACGAGCAAGGTGGACGGCATCTCCAAGCTGGCCGGGCAGGAGATGACCACCTCCTCGGACGCCTCCAGCCGCATGCTGGAACGCTCCACCACTTCCATGGCCGGTGCCAAGCGCTCCGGCAACAGCGCCCAGGCCCACGTGGCCGGCACGCTCAACGACCTGCGCTCAACGGTGGAGGACCTGACCCCCAACAATGCCGACCTCGGCACGGGCCGCAAGATCCTCGGTTTCATCCCGGGCGGCAACAAGCTGGCCAAGTACTTCCAGAGGTACGAGTCCGCACAGACCCAGCTCGATGCCATCATCAAGTCCCTCATGGCCGGACAGGACGAACTGCTCAAGGACAACGCCTCGCTGGCCGGGGAAAAGGTCAAGCTGTGGGAGACCATGCAGAGCCTGAGCGAATACGCCGTGTTCGCCAAGGCCCTGGACACCGCCTGCGTTGAAAAGATTGATGCCGAGCGTGCGGCCGGCCAGATCGAGCAGGCCCAGAAGCTGGAAGCTGACGTCCTCTTCCCCATCCGCCAGCGCCACCAGGACATCCTGACCCAGCTGGCGGTCTCGGTGCAGGGCTACCTGGCCATGGACCTGATCCGCAAGAACAACCTTGAACTCATCAAGGGCGTGGACCGGGCCCGCACCACCACCATTTCGGCGCTGCGCACTGCCGTCATCGTGGCCCAGGCACTGGCCAACCAGAAGATGGTCCTGGACCAGATCGACGCCATCAACACCACCACGAACAACATGATCCTGAAGACTTCGGAGATGCTCAAGGACCAGACGGTGCGCATCCACCAGCAGGCTGCCAGCTCCGGCGTCAGCGTGGAGACGCTGCAGAAGGCCTTCGACAACGTCTTCCAGACCATGGACGCAATCGACACCTTCCGGTCCACCGCGGCCAAGAACATGGAAGGCACCGTGCTGGCCCTCGAGGATGGCCTGGCCAAGGCCAAGCCGTACCTGGAGCGCTCACGCCAGTCCGAGCGCGAGTAA
- a CDS encoding TerD family protein, with translation MAGLTLAKGNNLSLTKTDPGLQKALVGLGWDPRTTTGEAFDLDASALLVAANGKVRSSDDFIFYNQPTAKDGSVTHLGDNRSGEGAGDDEQILIDLSLVAADVERVVIVVSIDQADERRQNFGQVRGAYCRVVNQGNDQEIVRFDLSEDAAPETSMLFAEIYRNGAEWKFKAVGQGYASGLSGVVTDFGVQLG, from the coding sequence ATGGCTGGATTGACACTTGCAAAAGGCAACAACCTCTCTTTGACCAAGACCGACCCCGGCCTGCAGAAGGCATTGGTTGGCCTGGGCTGGGATCCCCGCACCACCACCGGTGAGGCATTCGACCTCGACGCGTCCGCGCTCCTGGTTGCCGCCAACGGCAAGGTCCGTTCCAGCGACGACTTCATTTTCTACAACCAGCCCACAGCCAAGGACGGCTCGGTCACCCACCTGGGCGACAACCGTTCCGGCGAAGGTGCCGGCGACGACGAACAGATCCTGATCGACCTGTCCCTCGTCGCAGCCGATGTGGAACGCGTCGTCATCGTGGTCTCCATCGACCAGGCGGATGAGCGCCGGCAGAACTTCGGCCAGGTGCGCGGCGCCTACTGCCGCGTGGTCAACCAGGGCAACGACCAGGAAATCGTCCGCTTTGACCTGAGCGAAGACGCCGCACCGGAGACGTCCATGCTGTTCGCGGAAATCTACCGCAACGGCGCAGAATGGAAATTCAAGGCTGTCGGCCAGGGCTACGCCTCGGGCCTGTCCGGGGTCGTCACCGACTTTGGCGTCCAGCTGGGCTGA
- a CDS encoding HpcH/HpaI aldolase/citrate lyase family protein, producing the protein MRHFRSLTTAQNKALFHRLPVELSAQSAPELLAVALGGTLYTPANRPQLVKDVLRQRDLGAVSMVLCLEDSIPDSDVAAAEDNVVAALGELSGMSESLPLLFVRVRTPEQLLEVARRAGAATGMLTGFVIPKFDNETGIAAAFLNALHTVQAELGLDGRGDGRRLRIMPILESPAIIHLETRAEALTNIYTLLDANREDILSVRIGATDMSSAFGLRRSRDLSIYDVFVVANVIGDIVNILGRPDGGFVISGPVWEHYAATERVLRPQLRATPFVGPHEEELRRRIMTANLDTLIREIELDLANGLLGKTVIHPTHVNLVHAMSVVSHEEYLDAVAIAGNVNGGAAASPYRNKMNEMKPHQAWARRTLLRADAFGVAGEGVTFVDFLEVGMA; encoded by the coding sequence ATGCGACATTTCCGCTCCCTGACCACAGCCCAGAACAAGGCACTTTTCCACCGGCTCCCGGTGGAACTGTCCGCCCAGAGCGCCCCTGAACTGCTGGCCGTGGCCCTGGGCGGAACGTTGTACACGCCCGCCAACAGGCCGCAGCTGGTCAAGGACGTCCTGCGGCAGCGGGACCTGGGCGCCGTGTCCATGGTGCTGTGCCTGGAGGATTCCATCCCCGACTCCGACGTGGCGGCGGCCGAGGACAATGTGGTGGCCGCCCTGGGCGAGCTCTCCGGCATGTCCGAATCCCTCCCGCTGCTGTTTGTCAGGGTCCGCACGCCGGAGCAGCTGCTTGAGGTGGCACGCCGGGCAGGTGCCGCCACGGGGATGCTGACGGGTTTCGTCATCCCCAAGTTCGACAATGAAACCGGCATCGCCGCCGCCTTCCTGAACGCCCTGCACACCGTCCAGGCGGAGCTGGGCCTGGACGGCCGCGGCGACGGCCGCCGGCTGCGGATCATGCCCATCCTGGAGTCCCCCGCCATCATCCACCTGGAGACCCGGGCCGAGGCCCTGACCAACATCTACACACTCCTGGACGCCAACCGGGAGGACATCCTTTCCGTGCGGATAGGCGCCACCGACATGTCCAGCGCCTTCGGCCTGCGCCGCTCCCGCGACCTGAGCATCTACGACGTCTTCGTCGTGGCCAACGTGATCGGCGACATCGTCAACATCCTGGGCCGCCCCGACGGCGGCTTCGTCATCTCCGGCCCCGTCTGGGAACACTACGCCGCCACCGAGCGGGTGCTGCGCCCGCAGCTGCGCGCCACCCCGTTCGTCGGCCCGCACGAAGAGGAGCTGCGCCGGCGCATCATGACCGCCAACCTGGACACCCTGATCCGCGAGATTGAGCTGGACCTGGCCAACGGCCTGCTCGGCAAGACAGTCATCCACCCCACCCACGTGAACCTGGTGCACGCCATGAGCGTGGTCAGCCACGAGGAATACCTGGACGCCGTGGCCATTGCCGGCAACGTCAACGGCGGCGCCGCGGCCTCCCCGTACCGGAACAAGATGAACGAGATGAAGCCGCACCAGGCCTGGGCCCGCCGCACACTCCTGCGCGCCGACGCCTTTGGCGTGGCCGGCGAGGGCGTCACCTTCGTCGACTTCCTCGAAGTGGGCATGGCGTGA
- a CDS encoding metallophosphoesterase family protein, whose protein sequence is MAGGLDALAQPNTREPKEGGTVAEPLVTSPPVVMAPRADGFEVAWGVGRLSRGWVEWREDGGATGRAGSDAFGMVPQDAEVLRVRVSGWQAGHTREFRTVTESVLGPAERHESPWKNVRTLDPQAATAHFAVWNDTHQNEATLRALHRSTPEVDLLVWNGDLCNDWKQPGEFVSTILSPAGQDVSAGRPLAVVVGNHDVRGTWAFQLDDYVAAPEGRPFSAFRVGPVAVVVLHTGEDKPDSHPTFEGRVAFEPLRAEQAEWLRGATARPAIRDAPYKVVFCHIPLRWIDETPADYDAEGYDWFSRMSRDAWHDALVVWGAQIVVSGHTHLPAWLPPSREFPYGQLVAGGPDDEPTSEEAATWIQGVATEGELTLTMRTLDGAVLHQVSLPPLP, encoded by the coding sequence GTGGCGGGCGGCCTGGACGCCCTGGCCCAACCCAACACCCGAGAACCAAAAGAAGGAGGCACCGTGGCCGAGCCGCTGGTGACCAGCCCGCCTGTTGTGATGGCCCCGCGGGCCGATGGCTTTGAAGTGGCGTGGGGCGTGGGCCGCCTCAGCCGCGGCTGGGTTGAGTGGCGCGAGGACGGAGGGGCCACGGGCCGTGCCGGTTCGGACGCCTTTGGCATGGTGCCTCAGGACGCGGAGGTGCTTCGGGTACGGGTGTCCGGCTGGCAGGCGGGGCACACCCGGGAGTTTCGGACAGTCACCGAATCAGTGCTGGGCCCCGCCGAGCGCCACGAGAGCCCGTGGAAAAACGTGCGGACCCTTGACCCGCAGGCCGCGACCGCCCACTTTGCCGTCTGGAACGACACCCACCAGAACGAGGCCACGCTCCGGGCGCTGCACCGTTCCACCCCCGAAGTGGACCTGCTGGTGTGGAACGGGGACCTGTGCAACGACTGGAAACAGCCGGGCGAATTTGTCTCCACCATTCTCAGCCCCGCAGGCCAGGATGTCAGCGCGGGCAGGCCGCTGGCCGTGGTGGTGGGCAACCACGACGTCCGCGGCACCTGGGCGTTCCAACTGGACGACTACGTTGCAGCCCCCGAGGGCCGCCCCTTCTCCGCGTTCCGCGTGGGGCCGGTGGCCGTGGTGGTGCTGCACACCGGCGAGGACAAGCCTGACAGCCACCCCACGTTTGAGGGCAGGGTGGCATTCGAGCCGCTGCGCGCGGAGCAGGCGGAGTGGCTGCGCGGGGCAACCGCCCGGCCGGCGATCCGCGACGCCCCCTACAAGGTGGTGTTTTGCCACATTCCGCTGCGCTGGATCGATGAAACCCCCGCCGACTACGACGCCGAGGGCTATGACTGGTTCAGCCGCATGAGCCGCGATGCCTGGCATGACGCGCTGGTGGTCTGGGGCGCGCAGATTGTTGTCTCCGGCCACACGCACCTGCCGGCCTGGCTGCCGCCGTCGCGGGAGTTTCCGTATGGCCAGCTCGTTGCCGGCGGGCCCGACGACGAACCCACCTCCGAGGAGGCAGCCACCTGGATCCAGGGCGTGGCCACGGAAGGAGAACTGACACTGACCATGCGCACGCTCGACGGCGCCGTCCTTCACCAGGTCTCCCTCCCGCCCCTGCCCTGA
- a CDS encoding HAD family hydrolase, whose translation MSTLVACDLDRTLIYSKNALWLTGEDRDAPAMVVAEVYDGAPLSFMTRAAEDLLHAVKEAAVFVPVTTRTQAQYERVQLPGPVPEYALTSNGGVLLHRGVPDADWNAQLTARMAAECAPIGDIEAHLSNPDFAPWILRLRRAEDLFTYAIIDRAAMPGAFLEELTVLCADAGWGVSVQGRKLYCVPLPVNKSGALAEVARRMGAGTVIAAGDSLLDQDMLADADLAFRPLHGELHDAGWLAPHLRLTSVRGILAGEEILRRILAEVG comes from the coding sequence ATGAGCACCCTTGTGGCCTGCGACCTTGACCGCACACTCATCTACTCCAAGAACGCCCTCTGGCTCACGGGCGAAGACAGGGACGCGCCCGCCATGGTGGTCGCGGAGGTTTACGACGGCGCCCCGCTCTCCTTCATGACCCGCGCGGCCGAGGACCTGCTGCACGCAGTGAAGGAGGCGGCCGTGTTCGTCCCCGTCACCACGCGCACCCAGGCCCAGTACGAGCGCGTGCAGCTGCCCGGCCCCGTCCCCGAGTACGCACTCACCTCCAACGGCGGCGTGCTGCTGCACCGCGGCGTGCCCGACGCCGACTGGAATGCTCAGCTGACGGCCCGCATGGCGGCGGAGTGCGCACCCATCGGCGACATTGAGGCACACCTGTCCAACCCGGACTTTGCGCCGTGGATCCTGCGCCTGCGGCGGGCCGAGGACCTTTTCACCTACGCCATCATCGACCGCGCCGCGATGCCGGGGGCCTTCCTCGAGGAGCTCACGGTGCTGTGCGCGGATGCCGGCTGGGGCGTGTCGGTGCAGGGCCGGAAGCTGTACTGCGTGCCGCTGCCCGTCAACAAGTCCGGAGCCCTCGCCGAGGTGGCCCGGCGCATGGGTGCCGGGACCGTGATTGCCGCTGGCGACTCCCTGCTGGACCAGGACATGCTGGCCGATGCCGACCTCGCCTTCCGGCCCCTCCACGGTGAATTGCACGACGCCGGCTGGCTGGCCCCGCACCTGCGGCTCACCTCCGTGCGGGGCATCCTCGCCGGGGAGGAGATCCTGCGCCGCATCCTCGCCGAGGTGGGATAG
- a CDS encoding TerD family protein, which produces MASLTLSKGSNLSLTKADPGLQMAMIGLGWDPRTTSGDQFDLDASAILVTANGKVRNNDDFIFYNQLASKDGSVVHQGDNRTGEGDGDDEQVLINLTTVSADIERIVIVVSIDQADARRQNFGQVRDAFCRVVNQETDQEVVRYDLSEDAASETTMVFAEIYRHGAEWKFRAVGQGYASGLHGIATDYGIVLD; this is translated from the coding sequence ATGGCATCTTTGACACTGTCCAAGGGCAGCAACCTTTCCCTGACCAAGGCAGATCCGGGCCTGCAAATGGCCATGATCGGCCTCGGCTGGGACCCCCGCACCACCAGCGGCGACCAGTTCGACCTGGACGCCTCGGCCATCCTGGTCACCGCCAACGGCAAGGTGCGCAACAACGACGACTTCATCTTCTACAACCAGTTGGCATCCAAGGACGGCTCCGTCGTCCACCAGGGCGACAACCGCACGGGTGAAGGAGACGGCGACGACGAGCAGGTTCTCATCAACCTCACCACCGTTTCCGCCGACATTGAGCGGATTGTCATCGTGGTCTCCATCGACCAGGCCGACGCCCGCCGCCAGAACTTCGGCCAGGTCCGCGACGCGTTCTGCCGCGTGGTAAACCAGGAGACGGACCAGGAAGTCGTCCGCTACGACCTCTCCGAGGATGCGGCATCGGAGACCACCATGGTGTTTGCCGAGATTTACCGCCACGGCGCGGAGTGGAAGTTCCGCGCCGTTGGCCAGGGCTACGCCAGCGGCCTGCATGGCATTGCCACCGACTACGGCATCGTGCTGGACTAG
- a CDS encoding TerD family protein, translating to MATLVAGANAALTAENPGLDHVVVGMGWDTIPSNGPQAELVPFALMCDASGEAVSNDHLVFFNQLVSADASMTFVGDGDQEQIDVQLGLVPAEVTKIIFLAYVDPEFRGQGTFASVRSAHIRVATAENRELVRFNLGTDHLDSVTAMIFGELYRHRDDWKFRALGQGYSTGLAGVAKDFGIAL from the coding sequence TTGGCAACACTAGTGGCGGGGGCCAATGCGGCCCTGACCGCTGAGAATCCCGGCCTCGACCACGTGGTCGTCGGCATGGGATGGGACACCATCCCCAGCAACGGCCCGCAGGCCGAGCTGGTCCCGTTCGCGCTCATGTGCGACGCCAGCGGCGAGGCCGTCTCCAACGACCACCTGGTGTTTTTCAACCAGCTGGTCAGCGCCGACGCGTCCATGACCTTTGTGGGCGACGGCGACCAGGAACAGATCGACGTCCAGCTGGGCCTGGTTCCGGCGGAGGTCACCAAGATCATCTTCCTGGCCTACGTCGACCCCGAATTCCGCGGCCAGGGGACCTTTGCCTCCGTCCGCAGCGCCCACATCCGCGTGGCCACGGCGGAGAACCGCGAACTGGTCCGCTTCAACCTGGGCACTGACCACCTGGACTCCGTGACGGCCATGATTTTTGGCGAGCTGTACCGGCACCGTGACGACTGGAAGTTCCGTGCACTGGGCCAGGGCTACAGCACAGGCTTGGCCGGAGTGGCCAAGGACTTCGGAATTGCACTGTAG